A genomic window from Myxococcales bacterium includes:
- a CDS encoding phosphomannomutase/phosphoglucomutase, whose product MRVPSHIFREYDIRGVADRDLTDELAYGLGRGLATQLGAAAGTSSPRLCVARDCRVSSPRLHAGLLRGLTEGGVRVVDLGVGPTPMLYFGVHHLGTDGGVMITGSHNAGDENGFKIMKGKASFFGEDIQSLRRVLEEEGYAAAAKGSVEEVDVQPAYVDVMKKGFSFGASAPRFVLDAGNGAGGPLALRVMRELGLEPDPLFCDMDGTFPNHHPDPTVPKNLEALIARVKATGARVGLAFDGDADRLGAVDANGDIVWGDKLMILFSRGLLAKTPGAAVIGEVKCSQTLYDDIAKHGGRPIVWKTGHSLIKTKMKEEHAALAGEMSGHLFFADRYFGYDDATYAALRLLEILAADGRSIAELLSDVPRTFTTPEIRVECPDALKFDIVKAVTKKYKDQGRDVLDIDGARITFDKGGAPTWGLVRASNTGPILVLRFEAGSEERLAEIRAEVEATVAEERRRLAG is encoded by the coding sequence ATGCGTGTCCCTTCGCACATCTTCCGTGAATACGACATCCGTGGCGTCGCCGACCGCGACCTGACCGACGAGCTCGCCTACGGCCTCGGGCGAGGCCTCGCCACGCAGCTCGGGGCGGCCGCGGGCACCTCCTCGCCGCGACTGTGCGTGGCGCGTGACTGCCGAGTCTCCAGCCCTCGCCTCCACGCGGGGCTCCTCCGGGGCCTCACGGAGGGTGGGGTGCGCGTCGTCGACCTCGGGGTCGGCCCCACGCCGATGTTGTACTTCGGCGTGCACCACCTCGGCACCGACGGCGGCGTGATGATCACGGGCAGCCACAACGCCGGCGACGAGAACGGCTTCAAGATCATGAAGGGGAAGGCCTCGTTCTTCGGCGAGGACATCCAGAGCCTGCGGCGCGTCCTCGAAGAAGAGGGCTACGCGGCGGCCGCGAAGGGCTCGGTGGAAGAGGTCGACGTCCAGCCGGCGTACGTCGACGTCATGAAGAAGGGGTTCTCGTTCGGCGCGTCGGCGCCGCGCTTCGTGCTCGACGCCGGCAACGGCGCCGGCGGGCCGCTCGCGCTCCGCGTGATGCGCGAGCTCGGCCTCGAGCCCGATCCGCTGTTCTGCGACATGGACGGCACCTTCCCCAACCACCACCCCGACCCCACGGTGCCGAAGAACCTCGAGGCGCTCATCGCGCGCGTCAAGGCGACGGGCGCGCGCGTGGGCCTCGCGTTCGACGGCGACGCCGATCGGCTCGGGGCGGTCGACGCCAACGGCGACATCGTGTGGGGCGACAAGCTCATGATCCTCTTCTCGCGCGGCCTGCTCGCCAAGACGCCGGGCGCGGCGGTCATCGGCGAGGTGAAGTGCTCGCAGACGCTCTACGACGACATCGCGAAGCACGGCGGCAGGCCCATCGTGTGGAAGACCGGCCACTCGCTCATCAAGACCAAGATGAAGGAAGAGCACGCCGCGCTCGCCGGCGAGATGAGCGGCCACCTGTTCTTCGCCGATCGCTATTTCGGCTACGACGACGCGACGTACGCGGCGCTGCGGCTGCTCGAGATCCTCGCAGCCGACGGGCGCAGCATCGCCGAGCTGCTCTCCGACGTGCCGCGCACCTTCACCACGCCCGAGATACGCGTCGAGTGCCCCGACGCGCTCAAGTTCGACATCGTGAAGGCGGTCACCAAGAAGTACAAAGACCAAGGTCGCGACGTGCTCGACATCGACGGCGCCCGCATCACCTTCGACAAGGGCGGCGCCCCCACCTGGGGCCTCGTCCGCGCGTCGAACACCGGCCCGATCCTCGTGCTCCGCTTCGAGGCCGGCTCGGAGGAGCGCCTCGCCGAGATCCGCGCCGAGGTCGAGGCGACGGTGGCCGAGGAGCGCAGGCGACTTGCAGGCTGA
- the prmC gene encoding peptide chain release factor N(5)-glutamine methyltransferase produces MQADAPREWSVAELAKWATDDFRARGLESPRLEAELIVAFALGITRVDVIVRGDRTLTPPELARLRELVKRRRAHEPMAYLRGEREFYGRVFKVDRRVLVPRPDTETLVDVALARTPDFALGGRVLDLCTGSGCVAITLARQRPTTDVVATDVSADALAVARENAVRLGAYNISFLQGDLTQALEGARLPWSPLRFELIVSNPPYIATGECDRLMPDVRDFEPRVALDGGPDGLDFYRRIARDAPPLLAREGVLAVEVGAGEAPDVAALFAAAGLRDVEITRDLGRIERVVAGRAPS; encoded by the coding sequence TTGCAGGCTGACGCCCCGCGCGAGTGGTCCGTGGCGGAGCTCGCGAAGTGGGCGACCGACGACTTCCGCGCGCGCGGCCTCGAGAGCCCACGGCTCGAGGCCGAGCTCATCGTCGCGTTCGCCCTCGGCATCACCCGGGTCGACGTGATCGTGCGCGGCGATCGCACCCTCACCCCCCCCGAGCTCGCGAGGCTCCGCGAGCTCGTGAAGCGGCGACGCGCCCACGAGCCCATGGCCTACCTCCGCGGCGAGCGCGAGTTCTACGGGCGCGTCTTCAAGGTCGATCGCCGCGTGCTCGTCCCGCGCCCCGACACCGAGACCCTCGTCGACGTGGCCCTCGCGCGCACGCCCGACTTCGCCCTCGGCGGGCGCGTCCTCGACCTGTGCACCGGCTCCGGCTGCGTCGCCATCACGCTCGCGCGGCAGCGCCCCACCACCGACGTGGTCGCGACCGACGTCTCGGCCGACGCGCTCGCCGTGGCCCGCGAGAACGCGGTGCGCCTCGGCGCGTATAACATCTCGTTTCTCCAGGGAGATTTGACCCAGGCCCTCGAGGGCGCGCGGCTGCCGTGGAGCCCTCTGCGCTTCGAGCTCATCGTCTCGAACCCGCCCTACATCGCCACCGGGGAGTGCGATCGGCTCATGCCCGACGTGCGCGACTTCGAGCCCCGCGTGGCGCTCGACGGCGGCCCCGACGGGCTCGACTTCTACCGCCGCATCGCGCGCGACGCGCCCCCGCTGCTCGCGCGCGAGGGGGTGCTCGCCGTCGAGGTCGGCGCGGGCGAGGCGCCCGACGTCGCGGCGCTCTTCGCCGCGGCCGGCCTCCGCGACGTGGAGATCACGCGCGATCTTGGGCGCATCGAGCGCGTCGTGGCGGGGCGCGCCCCGTCGTGA
- a CDS encoding metallophosphoesterase: protein MRAGLSLALLALSLVSHLSIARWLEDHFAWVARNRRRTRAFAAALACVGPGLRFLAVYVGVARAASAYALMEVAIVACAGSPLGVMKTLFWAYGALHERARLAYSRRAVAKLAALPAPEGPRAAEALAAAIEERRDARISRRLLIERTAGFALLGSSTTAIGWGIVRGRHAFELEEVVVKIPGLSPKLDGYTIAQISDVHAGLFVQERELEEGLSLVRAMKPDLIVATGDLIDHDPEFCALLARELSRLQARDGLYCIYGNHDYTTGRGAVAEALRRAGIPLLVNEGRVLRGGEGGGFALLGLDELWGRRWGAEGPNLGRALATVRPQDIPRIVLSHQPKTFDDHVGQVALQLSGHTHGGQINPGFRPADLVMPYVAGRYVKGGSTLWVNRGFGVAGPPSRVGRAARGHEDRPRVGVTVST from the coding sequence GTGAGAGCCGGGCTGAGCCTCGCGCTGCTCGCCCTCAGCCTCGTGAGCCACCTCAGCATCGCGCGGTGGCTCGAAGATCACTTCGCGTGGGTCGCGCGCAACAGGCGCCGAACGCGGGCGTTCGCGGCGGCGCTCGCGTGCGTGGGGCCGGGGCTCCGCTTCCTCGCCGTGTACGTCGGCGTGGCGCGCGCGGCCTCGGCCTACGCGCTGATGGAGGTCGCCATCGTCGCGTGCGCGGGCTCGCCTCTCGGCGTCATGAAGACGCTCTTCTGGGCCTACGGCGCCCTCCACGAGCGCGCGCGCCTCGCCTATTCACGGCGCGCCGTGGCGAAGCTCGCGGCCCTGCCGGCGCCCGAGGGCCCCCGCGCCGCCGAGGCCCTCGCCGCGGCCATCGAAGAGCGACGCGACGCGCGCATCTCGCGGCGTCTCCTCATCGAGCGCACCGCCGGCTTCGCGCTGCTCGGCTCGAGCACGACCGCGATCGGCTGGGGCATCGTCCGCGGGCGGCACGCGTTCGAGCTCGAGGAGGTCGTGGTGAAGATCCCCGGCCTCTCTCCGAAGCTCGACGGCTACACCATCGCGCAGATCTCCGACGTCCACGCGGGGCTCTTCGTGCAGGAGCGCGAGCTCGAGGAGGGGCTCTCGCTCGTGCGCGCGATGAAGCCCGACCTCATCGTCGCGACGGGCGATCTCATCGACCACGACCCGGAGTTCTGCGCGCTCCTCGCCCGTGAGCTCTCGCGCCTTCAGGCGCGGGATGGCCTCTATTGCATCTACGGAAACCACGACTACACGACCGGCCGCGGCGCCGTCGCCGAGGCGCTACGGAGAGCAGGCATTCCCCTGCTCGTCAACGAGGGGCGCGTCCTCCGCGGAGGCGAGGGCGGGGGCTTCGCGCTGCTCGGGCTCGACGAGCTCTGGGGCCGCCGGTGGGGCGCCGAGGGCCCGAACCTGGGGCGCGCCCTCGCGACCGTGCGGCCCCAGGACATCCCGCGTATCGTGCTCTCGCACCAGCCGAAGACCTTCGACGACCACGTGGGCCAGGTGGCGCTCCAGCTCAGCGGACACACGCACGGTGGGCAGATAAACCCAGGCTTTCGGCCCGCCGATTTGGTGATGCCGTACGTGGCCGGCCGGTACGTGAAGGGCGGCTCCACGCTCTGGGTGAACCGCGGCTTCGGCGTCGCGGGCCCGCCCTCGCGCGTGGGGCGCGCCGCCCGAGGTCACGAAGATCGTCCTCGTGTCGGGGTGACGGTCTCGACGTGA
- a CDS encoding SDR family oxidoreductase, giving the protein MCGARGRGAVIGSRPTQDTRDALPRARPRGTSGGTRGSARARKEAPVAHSPSRTFLVTGANRGIGLELTAQLAARGDRVIAACRETTPELDALPGDAGEGRDAVRVERGVEVTSDVSVAELAGRLAGVSLDVLVLNAGILVADTLETLDFEGARRQFEVNALGPLRVAKALLPNLHEGSKIAIVTSRMGSIADNGSGRMYGYRMSKAAVNIAGASLARDLHPRGIAVALLHPGMVATEMTGGHGVPPADAARGLLARIDELDLAATGAFRHANGEPLPW; this is encoded by the coding sequence ATGTGTGGGGCGCGTGGGCGTGGGGCGGTGATCGGTTCACGACCGACTCAAGACACGCGCGACGCGTTGCCCCGCGCCCGCCCGCGGGGTACTTCAGGTGGCACGCGCGGCTCGGCTCGCGCCCGAAAGGAAGCGCCCGTGGCACACTCCCCCTCACGCACATTCCTCGTCACCGGGGCCAACCGAGGCATCGGCCTTGAGCTCACCGCGCAGCTCGCCGCGCGCGGCGACCGCGTCATCGCCGCGTGCCGCGAGACCACGCCGGAGCTCGACGCGCTCCCAGGCGACGCAGGTGAAGGGCGCGACGCGGTCCGGGTGGAGCGCGGCGTCGAGGTCACGAGCGACGTGTCGGTCGCCGAGCTCGCGGGCCGCCTCGCAGGGGTGAGCCTCGACGTGCTCGTGCTGAACGCGGGCATCTTGGTGGCGGACACCCTCGAGACCCTCGACTTCGAGGGCGCCCGCAGGCAGTTCGAGGTGAACGCGCTCGGCCCGCTCCGCGTCGCCAAGGCGCTGTTGCCGAACCTCCACGAGGGCTCGAAGATCGCGATCGTGACGAGCCGCATGGGCTCGATCGCCGACAACGGCTCCGGGCGCATGTACGGCTACCGCATGAGCAAGGCCGCGGTGAACATCGCGGGCGCGTCGCTCGCGCGGGACCTTCACCCGCGGGGGATCGCGGTCGCGCTCCTTCACCCGGGCATGGTCGCGACCGAGATGACCGGGGGCCACGGGGTCCCGCCGGCCGACGCGGCGCGCGGGCTCCTCGCGCGCATCGACGAGCTCGACCTCGCCGCGACCGGCGCCTTCCGCCACGCGAACGGCGAGCCGCTGCCCTGGTAG
- a CDS encoding lysoplasmalogenase gives MPPSWLLVLVLTALVAALLAAIRAESAWGEWLTKPAASLTFIVAGLGWGGLLEGRSTPFGRVLVVGLVLAAIGDVLLIPKGRRAFLAGLVAFLLGHVAYGVAFLVRGVDPLATLVALVVVGAVAVPVLRWLWPSVKGPMRGPVAAYVVVITGMVALAAGTARRGGAGWLLVGAVMFYISDLFVARQQFVKRELRNRALGLPLYYAAQLVLASQAHLL, from the coding sequence GTGCCTCCCTCCTGGCTGCTGGTCCTCGTCCTGACGGCGCTCGTCGCCGCGCTCCTGGCGGCGATCAGGGCCGAGAGCGCGTGGGGCGAGTGGCTCACCAAGCCCGCGGCCTCGCTCACGTTCATCGTCGCCGGCCTCGGGTGGGGCGGCCTGCTCGAGGGACGCTCGACGCCCTTCGGGAGGGTCCTTGTGGTCGGCCTCGTGCTCGCCGCGATAGGCGACGTGCTGCTCATCCCGAAAGGACGCCGCGCGTTCCTCGCCGGGCTCGTGGCGTTCCTGCTCGGGCACGTCGCCTACGGCGTCGCGTTCCTCGTGCGCGGCGTCGACCCCTTGGCGACGCTCGTCGCGCTGGTCGTCGTCGGCGCGGTCGCTGTGCCGGTGCTCCGGTGGCTGTGGCCATCCGTGAAGGGCCCCATGCGCGGCCCGGTCGCCGCGTACGTCGTCGTCATCACCGGGATGGTGGCCCTCGCCGCGGGCACGGCGCGTCGAGGCGGCGCCGGCTGGCTGCTGGTGGGGGCCGTGATGTTTTATATATCCGATCTATTCGTGGCGCGACAGCAGTTCGTCAAGCGGGAGCTCCGAAACCGCGCGCTCGGGCTACCGCTCTACTACGCGGCGCAGCTGGTGCTCGCGTCGCAGGCCCACCTGCTCTGA
- a CDS encoding NAD(P)/FAD-dependent oxidoreductase has product MSQVDSSELLKKKTPGSANRRRAHGAVADRVDVAIIGSGLGGLVAAGYLAQQGLSVSVFESHYTAGGCATQFSRGPKSARWNFDVGLHYVGDCEHGMIPRILRDLASDVGWNQLDPGGFDTLVFPDLRFRIPANLELYRERLVEAFPHERRGIDRYVRLVRGVMKVARLMESYEGRRPPLVELAKVALDAVHLVHRQNATIGEVLKGMVRDPKLIAVLLGQSGDYGLPPSQVSALLHMGLAGHYFRGAYYPKGGGQILADKLAARVEALGGSIHLRTPVERVLVEGGRAVGVRLPARSGEPPREIRADVVLSNADLKRTLCELVGPEHLPSGVLTKARDYKMAAALFMTFVGIEGDGRDVGLSSSNVWQFDGYDVEGFYRDGDKGHGPIGVSGCYITSASMKDPENPLHHAPAGHTGLEVMALVPASPKRWGAEGDVYAWDYKHGDTYLQRKREVEDALIDRMDKVFPGSKARVVLRESATPMSHGRFTGATDGTGYGLACTPDQFMKNRPGYRGPLPGLYLTGASTRAGHGIVGAMMGGRAAATRILRDVAAGKISLRSSRAAAP; this is encoded by the coding sequence ATGTCCCAGGTCGACTCGTCCGAACTCTTGAAGAAGAAGACCCCGGGCTCGGCGAACCGCCGGCGGGCGCACGGCGCGGTGGCCGACCGAGTCGACGTGGCCATCATCGGCAGCGGGCTCGGGGGCCTCGTCGCCGCGGGCTACCTGGCCCAGCAGGGGCTCTCGGTGTCGGTCTTCGAGTCGCACTACACGGCGGGCGGCTGCGCCACGCAGTTCTCGCGCGGGCCGAAGAGCGCCCGGTGGAATTTCGACGTTGGTCTCCACTACGTGGGCGACTGCGAGCACGGCATGATCCCCCGCATCCTCCGCGATCTCGCGTCCGACGTCGGGTGGAACCAGCTCGACCCCGGCGGGTTCGACACGCTGGTGTTCCCCGACCTCCGTTTCCGCATCCCCGCGAACCTCGAGCTCTATCGCGAGCGCCTCGTCGAGGCGTTCCCCCACGAGCGCCGCGGCATCGATCGCTACGTGCGCCTCGTGCGCGGCGTCATGAAGGTGGCTCGCCTGATGGAGAGCTACGAGGGGCGCAGGCCGCCGCTCGTGGAGCTCGCGAAGGTGGCGCTCGACGCGGTGCACCTCGTCCACCGCCAGAACGCGACCATCGGCGAGGTGCTGAAGGGCATGGTGCGCGATCCCAAGCTCATCGCCGTGCTCCTCGGCCAGAGCGGCGACTACGGCCTTCCGCCCTCGCAGGTGAGCGCCCTGCTCCACATGGGCCTCGCCGGGCACTACTTCCGCGGCGCCTACTACCCGAAGGGTGGCGGCCAGATCCTCGCCGACAAGCTCGCCGCGCGCGTCGAGGCGCTCGGGGGCTCCATCCACCTGCGCACGCCGGTCGAGCGCGTGCTGGTCGAGGGCGGCCGCGCCGTGGGCGTGCGGCTCCCCGCGCGGTCGGGCGAGCCCCCTCGCGAGATCCGCGCCGACGTGGTGCTCTCGAACGCCGATCTCAAGCGCACGCTGTGTGAGCTCGTCGGCCCCGAGCACCTGCCGAGCGGCGTCCTCACCAAGGCGCGCGACTACAAGATGGCCGCCGCGCTGTTCATGACGTTCGTCGGCATCGAGGGCGACGGTCGCGACGTGGGCCTCTCGAGTTCCAACGTGTGGCAGTTCGACGGCTACGACGTCGAGGGCTTCTACCGCGACGGCGACAAGGGGCACGGGCCCATCGGCGTGTCCGGTTGCTACATCACGAGCGCCTCCATGAAGGACCCCGAGAACCCACTCCACCACGCGCCGGCCGGGCACACGGGCCTCGAGGTGATGGCCCTCGTGCCGGCGTCGCCGAAGCGCTGGGGCGCGGAGGGCGACGTGTACGCGTGGGACTACAAGCACGGCGACACCTACCTGCAGCGCAAGCGCGAGGTCGAGGACGCGCTGATCGACCGCATGGACAAGGTGTTCCCCGGCTCGAAGGCGCGGGTCGTCTTGCGCGAGAGCGCGACGCCCATGAGCCACGGACGCTTCACGGGCGCCACCGACGGCACGGGCTACGGCCTCGCGTGCACGCCCGACCAGTTCATGAAGAACCGCCCCGGCTACCGCGGCCCGCTGCCGGGCCTCTACCTCACGGGGGCCTCTACCCGCGCGGGCCACGGCATCGTGGGCGCGATGATGGGCGGGCGCGCCGCTGCCACGCGCATCCTGCGCGACGTCGCGGCCGGCAAGATCTCGCTTCGCTCGTCACGCGCCGCGGCCCCGTGA
- a CDS encoding TetR/AcrR family transcriptional regulator, with protein MGARATEEPRAYHHGNLRRAVLDAALALLAERGHHDFTLRELARVAGVTHNAPYRHFASKADVLAALRDEGLAKLAEAEHAALDAAGPNPRDRVQALGESYVRFALEQPTLFRLVLAAPLEEGEPPQASARSQASSESYRLLEATLEEARRAGAVRQDLSARELALAAWAFVHGISTLLVSGRLPATSAAVERYVALLSTMFFEGAAHARPRR; from the coding sequence ATGGGCGCTCGCGCAACCGAAGAGCCACGCGCGTATCACCACGGCAACCTGCGGCGCGCGGTGCTCGACGCCGCGCTGGCCCTGCTCGCGGAGCGCGGCCACCACGACTTCACCCTGCGCGAGCTCGCGCGCGTCGCCGGGGTCACCCACAACGCGCCCTACCGCCACTTCGCGAGCAAGGCCGACGTGCTCGCCGCGCTCCGCGACGAGGGCCTCGCGAAGCTCGCCGAGGCGGAGCACGCGGCGCTCGACGCCGCAGGCCCGAACCCGCGAGACCGCGTCCAAGCGCTCGGCGAGTCGTACGTGCGCTTCGCGCTCGAGCAGCCCACGCTGTTCCGCCTCGTGCTCGCCGCGCCCCTCGAAGAGGGCGAGCCGCCCCAGGCCTCCGCTCGTTCGCAGGCGAGCAGCGAGAGCTACCGGCTGCTCGAGGCCACCCTGGAGGAGGCGCGGCGCGCGGGGGCGGTGCGACAAGACCTCTCCGCGCGTGAGCTGGCCCTCGCCGCGTGGGCCTTCGTCCACGGGATCTCCACGCTGCTCGTCAGCGGTCGCCTGCCCGCGACCTCGGCCGCCGTGGAGCGCTACGTCGCGCTGCTCTCGACCATGTTCTTCGAGGGCGCGGCGCACGCGCGGCCCCGGCGCTGA
- a CDS encoding site-2 protease family protein, which yields MPSARPATSSAPSLPPLPPPAWRLNLLLFLVTVASVFGTSLAFERTAAEAAAKADGALPKVLAFVSERVALAHATAFTLTLLGILTAHELGHFIASRIHRVDATLPFFIPMPLLSPFGTMGAVIRMRGTIATRRALLDIGASGPLAGLAFALPLYAYGAAHSHVVPIAQTADSVELGESLIVKLLDHVAHPGIPSGSELFLSPVAFGAWAGMFVTMINLLPVGQLDGGHVAYALFGARQDRFARFVHRALPALFFARLGQLVGLDVAGGRGLTRFGAHLGSALFWLVWFEMLAILGKVSPSETALAALEGGPRGPSLSVRARVLSTLGLVMSAGYLRAPDELPALVRRVGVWPAYVAWFAALFGLLFLEARRGVFREPELLAHPPTSAAPLDTPRAVVAVITLLFFVGLFMPTPIAM from the coding sequence ATGCCGTCGGCGCGCCCCGCCACCTCCAGCGCCCCCTCGCTGCCGCCGCTCCCTCCGCCGGCGTGGCGCCTGAACCTCCTGCTGTTCCTCGTGACCGTGGCCAGCGTGTTCGGGACGTCGCTCGCCTTCGAGCGCACGGCGGCCGAAGCGGCGGCAAAGGCCGACGGCGCGCTCCCGAAGGTCCTCGCGTTCGTGAGCGAGCGCGTGGCCCTCGCGCACGCGACCGCCTTCACCCTCACCCTCCTTGGCATCCTCACGGCCCACGAGCTCGGGCACTTCATCGCGTCGCGCATCCACCGCGTCGACGCCACGCTGCCGTTCTTCATCCCCATGCCGCTGCTGTCGCCGTTCGGCACCATGGGCGCCGTGATCCGCATGCGTGGGACTATCGCCACGCGCCGCGCGCTGCTCGACATCGGCGCCTCCGGGCCGCTCGCGGGCCTCGCGTTCGCGCTGCCCCTCTACGCCTACGGGGCGGCGCACTCTCACGTCGTTCCGATCGCGCAGACCGCCGACAGCGTCGAGCTCGGTGAGAGTTTGATCGTAAAGCTGCTTGACCACGTGGCCCACCCGGGGATCCCCTCGGGCTCCGAGCTCTTCCTGTCGCCCGTCGCCTTCGGCGCGTGGGCCGGCATGTTCGTGACGATGATAAACCTCCTGCCCGTGGGTCAGCTCGACGGCGGCCACGTGGCGTACGCGCTGTTCGGCGCGCGCCAAGATCGCTTCGCGCGGTTCGTGCACCGCGCGCTCCCGGCGCTCTTCTTCGCGCGGCTCGGGCAGCTCGTCGGACTCGACGTCGCCGGCGGTCGGGGTCTCACGCGCTTCGGCGCACACCTCGGGAGCGCGCTCTTCTGGCTCGTGTGGTTCGAGATGCTCGCCATCCTGGGCAAGGTCTCGCCGTCGGAGACCGCGCTCGCCGCGCTCGAAGGGGGCCCGCGCGGGCCGAGCCTCAGCGTGCGTGCGCGCGTGCTGTCGACCCTGGGGCTCGTCATGTCGGCCGGGTACCTTCGCGCGCCCGACGAGCTCCCGGCGCTCGTGCGTCGCGTCGGCGTGTGGCCGGCCTACGTCGCGTGGTTCGCGGCCCTCTTCGGGCTGCTCTTCCTCGAGGCGCGCCGCGGGGTGTTCCGCGAGCCCGAGCTCCTCGCGCACCCGCCGACCAGCGCCGCGCCGCTCGACACGCCGAGGGCGGTGGTGGCGGTGATCACGTTGCTGTTCTTCGTGGGCCTCTTCATGCCCACGCCGATCGCCATGTAG
- a CDS encoding prolipoprotein diacylglyceryl transferase encodes MHPILFRIPLPHTPIKLWWGLALIALISVVYALYARHKGDRSSFGIGLIVALACGVGGFAAREVKLESANLPIYSYGVMLGLSLVVGWYLTLNLAERDGLPKETMANCYVIVAIAAVVASRLLYIATNPDEFKQLSDVYDLRRGGLVAYGGFVGGFLASWAYLSSQKIRLLPWADVAVPSLASGLLITRIGCYLFGCDFGKRLSDTSPAWLKKLGTFPHWPEHTLAAGDGSPAYVRHLDLFRGTPLGSEVLKANASLPVHPTQIYESLVGLLLLGLLLWQRKNQKFRGQIFFLFTFAYGAARFVLEVLRDDTERGSFGPAIREHLLISGALLLFALAFTFGIALGIKDATLRTVSRVASFVPAIAAFKLLAPASFGKSELIQLSTSQGIGLASALACAVAYAMMWEEARKNPLVAMSPATLGEGAHSDGKEGDAKEEAKDAKDAKGGAAAAGEISEDEAAKPKKKKGLKKKPKPAASDAKVDDAQTEVDTKADADAEITKEKAAEAEKESAVPDADTTKVDAEVGAKETAKENAKEAAKEAAKDEPDDGAPSA; translated from the coding sequence ATGCATCCCATCCTCTTTCGTATCCCGCTGCCGCACACGCCCATCAAGCTGTGGTGGGGGCTCGCGCTCATCGCGCTGATCTCGGTGGTGTACGCGCTGTACGCGCGCCACAAAGGGGACCGAAGCTCGTTCGGGATCGGCCTCATCGTGGCGCTCGCGTGCGGCGTCGGCGGCTTCGCCGCGCGGGAGGTGAAGCTCGAGTCGGCGAACCTCCCCATCTACTCGTACGGCGTGATGCTCGGCCTCTCGCTCGTCGTGGGCTGGTACCTCACGCTGAACCTCGCCGAGCGCGACGGCCTGCCGAAGGAGACCATGGCGAACTGCTACGTGATCGTGGCGATCGCCGCGGTCGTCGCGTCGCGCCTGCTGTACATCGCGACCAACCCCGACGAGTTCAAGCAGCTCTCCGACGTGTACGATCTGCGTCGCGGCGGCCTGGTCGCCTACGGCGGCTTCGTCGGCGGGTTCCTCGCGAGCTGGGCCTACCTGTCGTCCCAGAAGATCCGCCTCTTGCCTTGGGCCGACGTCGCGGTGCCGAGCCTCGCCTCGGGGCTGCTCATTACGCGCATCGGCTGCTACCTCTTTGGGTGTGATTTCGGTAAGCGCCTCTCCGACACATCGCCTGCCTGGCTGAAGAAGCTCGGCACCTTCCCCCACTGGCCCGAGCACACGCTCGCGGCGGGTGATGGCTCGCCCGCCTACGTTCGGCACCTCGACTTGTTCCGCGGGACGCCGCTCGGGTCCGAGGTGTTGAAGGCGAACGCGTCGCTCCCGGTGCACCCCACCCAGATTTACGAGTCGCTCGTGGGCCTCTTGCTGCTGGGGCTGCTCCTCTGGCAGCGGAAGAACCAGAAGTTTCGCGGCCAGATCTTCTTCCTCTTCACCTTCGCGTACGGCGCGGCTCGCTTCGTCCTCGAGGTGCTCCGCGACGACACCGAGCGCGGCTCGTTCGGGCCCGCCATTCGCGAGCACCTCCTCATCAGCGGCGCGCTCCTGCTCTTCGCGCTCGCGTTCACCTTCGGGATCGCGCTCGGCATCAAGGACGCGACCCTCCGCACCGTGAGCCGCGTCGCCTCGTTCGTCCCCGCGATCGCGGCCTTCAAGCTGCTGGCGCCCGCGTCGTTCGGGAAGTCGGAGCTCATCCAGCTGTCGACGAGCCAGGGCATCGGCCTCGCGTCGGCCCTGGCGTGCGCGGTGGCGTACGCGATGATGTGGGAGGAGGCCCGCAAGAACCCCCTGGTCGCGATGAGCCCGGCCACGCTCGGCGAGGGCGCGCACTCCGACGGCAAAGAGGGCGACGCGAAGGAGGAGGCCAAGGACGCGAAGGACGCGAAGGGCGGAGCCGCCGCCGCCGGCGAGATCTCCGAGGACGAGGCCGCGAAGCCCAAGAAGAAGAAGGGCCTCAAGAAGAAGCCGAAGCCCGCCGCGAGCGACGCGAAGGTCGACGACGCGCAGACCGAGGTCGACACGAAGGCAGACGCCGACGCGGAAATTACAAAAGAAAAGGCCGCAGAAGCCGAAAAGGAATCCGCGGTCCCTGACGCAGATACGACGAAAGTCGACGCGGAAGTAGGCGCAAAGGAAACCGCGAAAGAGAACGCGAAAGAAGCGGCGAAAGAGGCCGCGAAAGACGAGCCCGACGACGGCGCTCCGTCCGCCTGA
- a CDS encoding glutaredoxin — protein MVKKLAQEKVLPSAAARIEALYPDVVDEVERATTSNTLVVVGMAQNPFVKRARKALEQAGHPFTYLEYGSYLGEWKKRLALKLWTGFPTFPMVFVRGQLLGGAEDTEKAIADGTLKALLDAK, from the coding sequence ATGGTCAAGAAGCTCGCTCAAGAGAAGGTCCTCCCCTCGGCCGCCGCGCGGATCGAAGCCCTGTACCCCGACGTCGTCGACGAAGTGGAGCGCGCCACGACGAGCAACACGCTCGTCGTCGTGGGCATGGCGCAGAACCCGTTCGTGAAGCGCGCGCGCAAGGCGCTCGAGCAGGCCGGCCACCCGTTCACCTACCTGGAGTACGGCAGCTACCTGGGCGAGTGGAAGAAGCGGCTCGCGCTCAAGCTGTGGACCGGCTTCCCGACGTTCCCCATGGTGTTCGTGCGCGGCCAGCTCCTCGGTGGCGCCGAGGACACGGAGAAGGCCATCGCCGATGGCACGCTGAAGGCGCTGCTCGACGCGAAGTAG